Proteins from a single region of Gordonia hongkongensis:
- a CDS encoding TetR/AcrR family transcriptional regulator — MADAVDPREQVVRAADRLFNAHGVHAVGMDKVRDAAGVSLKKIYSMFPSKEALILAVLDDRTRQWNSGIAACAEGLSSPRERLLAVFDFLLQWFGTDEFRGCAFINAYGELGAEMPSVAAAVRAQKADFQRYVAGLVAELGGPDGLGAQLSILAEGAQTTAAIAGSARAADDARAAAEVLIDQALP, encoded by the coding sequence GTGGCCGACGCCGTGGACCCGCGCGAGCAGGTGGTCCGTGCCGCTGACCGGCTGTTCAACGCGCACGGGGTCCACGCGGTGGGGATGGACAAGGTCCGCGATGCGGCGGGGGTGTCGCTGAAGAAGATCTACTCGATGTTCCCGTCGAAGGAGGCGTTGATCCTCGCGGTGCTCGACGATCGGACCCGGCAGTGGAACAGCGGGATCGCCGCCTGTGCGGAGGGGCTGTCGTCGCCGCGGGAGAGGCTGCTCGCCGTGTTCGACTTCTTGCTCCAGTGGTTCGGCACCGACGAGTTCCGCGGGTGCGCGTTCATCAACGCCTACGGCGAGCTCGGGGCCGAGATGCCCTCGGTCGCCGCCGCGGTCCGTGCGCAGAAGGCTGATTTCCAGCGTTACGTCGCGGGTCTGGTGGCGGAGTTGGGAGGCCCCGACGGCCTCGGCGCGCAGCTGTCCATCCTCGCCGAGGGGGCCCAGACCACGGCGGCGATCGCGGGCTCGGCGCGTGCCGCCGACGATGCACGAGCCGCCGCCGAAGTCCTGATCGACCAAGCTCTCCCGTAG
- a CDS encoding phytanoyl-CoA dioxygenase family protein — protein MIDVDRFSADGFLKIERPSLREAADRARAGLWAQLGLSEDDPDAWTDPVRWASDMVGAGPFGLLANSPELTEALDAICGVGGWTPRGALGNIPVRFPLPPTVDDRGWHIDANTPREDGSWVVSRRPHTVLILTLLSEVGPTDAPTRIRVGSHLDAVTVLDNDGMSPFDAGPLLDAASRERRVAYATGSPGDVFVVHPFTVHAADEHRGATPRFMAQGPVMLTSPLSPDSAAPLASVFG, from the coding sequence GTGATCGACGTCGACAGGTTCAGCGCAGACGGTTTCCTCAAGATCGAGCGTCCGTCGCTGCGCGAGGCCGCGGACCGGGCGCGGGCAGGATTGTGGGCTCAGCTGGGTCTGTCCGAGGACGACCCGGACGCCTGGACCGATCCGGTGCGCTGGGCGTCGGACATGGTGGGGGCCGGCCCATTCGGGTTGCTCGCGAACAGTCCGGAGCTGACCGAGGCGCTCGATGCGATCTGTGGCGTCGGCGGTTGGACACCGCGCGGCGCCCTGGGCAACATACCGGTCCGCTTCCCGCTGCCGCCGACGGTCGATGACCGCGGCTGGCACATCGACGCCAACACACCGCGCGAGGACGGATCGTGGGTGGTGAGTCGACGGCCCCACACCGTGCTGATCCTGACCCTGCTCTCCGAAGTCGGACCGACCGACGCACCGACACGCATCCGGGTGGGGTCACATCTCGACGCTGTCACGGTTCTCGACAACGACGGGATGAGCCCCTTCGACGCCGGTCCGCTACTCGACGCCGCGAGTCGCGAGCGTCGCGTCGCCTACGCGACCGGCAGTCCCGGTGACGTCTTCGTGGTCCATCCGTTCACCGTGCACGCGGCTGACGAACATCGTGGTGCGACTCCACGTTTCATGGCGCAGGGGCCGGTGATGCTGACCTCGCCGTTGTCGCCCGACTCGGCAGCACCACTGGCGTCGGTGTTCGGTTGA
- a CDS encoding Fic family protein produces MSYRTLKSVFHQRDQVGADAEERVRRESPAALRWDLMIGEYPMFALLTPEIAVLIERIMSFEPKIQSEWKDLPGRARTHYLHRMVIDEIQATNEIEQVRSTRQEIGAAIRAVRARQPIENKRFAEMARLYLDIGNDEAESPHTLDDIRAVYDAVTAGEIRDEDAPDGRLFRQGPVSIESGTKIVHTGVVPESAIDAALTLMLSQARDDSVPQLIRAVAAHFIFEYTHPFYDGNGRTGRYLLALDLRQVIAPYASLALSATVADNKDRYYRAFADVENPLNRGDLTPFLIRMLEIIAEAQHRLLLDLSERRQKIEALRARLRDLVDDEQFPLSVGLDRESSPPISPDDFGAILYTLGQAYYFDVNRAVRSNTLADVLGRSSQFVRPRLQLLDDAGIIETVTRKPLRFRLTQRVAALLDLEGP; encoded by the coding sequence GTGTCATACAGAACGCTCAAGTCCGTCTTCCACCAGCGCGATCAAGTCGGCGCCGACGCTGAGGAACGGGTCCGACGCGAGTCTCCCGCCGCCCTCCGCTGGGACTTGATGATCGGCGAGTACCCGATGTTCGCGCTGCTGACCCCCGAGATCGCAGTGCTGATCGAACGAATCATGAGCTTTGAGCCGAAGATTCAGTCCGAGTGGAAAGATCTGCCAGGACGAGCACGGACCCACTATCTCCATCGCATGGTCATCGACGAAATCCAAGCGACCAACGAGATCGAACAGGTCCGTTCGACCCGACAGGAGATCGGTGCTGCGATCAGGGCCGTCCGGGCGCGACAACCCATCGAAAACAAGCGCTTCGCGGAGATGGCGCGTCTTTACCTCGACATCGGCAACGACGAGGCCGAAAGTCCGCATACGCTGGACGACATCCGGGCTGTCTACGACGCGGTGACCGCGGGAGAGATCCGTGATGAAGACGCTCCCGATGGGCGGCTGTTCCGGCAGGGACCGGTATCGATCGAATCCGGGACCAAAATCGTGCATACCGGAGTCGTGCCCGAGTCAGCGATCGACGCAGCGCTCACCCTGATGCTGAGCCAGGCGCGCGACGATTCGGTCCCCCAACTCATCAGGGCCGTGGCTGCGCACTTCATCTTCGAGTACACGCACCCGTTCTACGACGGCAACGGCCGAACCGGGCGCTACCTTCTCGCACTCGACCTCCGACAGGTGATCGCTCCGTACGCGAGCCTCGCGCTGTCGGCGACCGTCGCCGACAACAAGGACCGTTACTATCGCGCGTTCGCGGACGTGGAGAATCCACTGAATCGCGGGGATCTGACGCCTTTCTTGATCAGAATGTTGGAGATCATCGCCGAGGCACAACATCGGCTGCTGCTCGACCTCTCCGAACGTCGGCAGAAGATCGAGGCGCTCAGGGCACGCCTTCGCGATCTGGTTGATGACGAACAGTTTCCGCTCAGCGTAGGGCTCGACCGCGAGTCGTCACCGCCGATAAGTCCTGACGACTTCGGCGCGATCTTGTACACCCTCGGCCAGGCCTACTACTTCGATGTGAACCGCGCCGTCCGATCGAACACCCTGGCCGACGTGCTGGGAAGATCCAGTCAGTTCGTCCGACCGCGACTCCAGCTCTTGGACGACGCCGGGATCATCGAGACCGTCACGAGGAAACCGCTGCGTTTCCGGCTCACCCAGCGGGTGGCCGCGCTGCTGGATCTGGAAGGACCGTGA
- a CDS encoding VOC family protein, with translation MIRIASAQLWVHDQDEALDFWTSKVGLEIRSDASLPEMGGFRWLTVGPPEQDDVSIVLMGIPGPPAIDSGVAEEIRSLMSKGFAGTVFLTTDDCRRDYEALAARGVEFTEEPEERPYGIDAGFRDPSGNSVRLTQLAEVLA, from the coding sequence ATGATTCGCATCGCCAGCGCCCAACTGTGGGTACACGACCAGGACGAGGCGCTCGACTTCTGGACGTCGAAGGTCGGGCTCGAGATTCGATCGGACGCGTCCCTGCCCGAGATGGGCGGATTCCGTTGGCTCACCGTCGGTCCGCCCGAACAGGACGACGTGAGCATCGTGCTCATGGGCATCCCCGGCCCACCGGCCATCGACTCCGGCGTCGCCGAGGAGATCCGCAGCCTGATGTCGAAGGGTTTCGCCGGCACGGTCTTCCTCACCACCGACGATTGTCGGCGGGACTATGAGGCCCTGGCCGCGCGGGGCGTCGAGTTCACCGAGGAACCCGAAGAACGGCCGTACGGCATCGACGCGGGTTTCCGCGACCCGTCGGGAAACAGTGTTCGCCTGACGCAACTGGCCGAGGTACTCGCCTAG
- a CDS encoding helix-turn-helix domain-containing protein: protein MPSAHPARHLLRAKDLADVRFAEPLTVDDMAAAAKLSRAHFSRAFAAAYGQSPHAYLQTRRLERAAAMLRTTDRTVADICMAVGLSSVGSFTTSFTRAFGKTPTAYRDSFPPASTYARIPACVLRVYSRPAPTSRTEYPPGK from the coding sequence ATGCCCAGCGCACACCCGGCCCGTCACCTGCTGCGCGCCAAGGATCTCGCGGACGTGCGATTCGCCGAGCCGCTGACGGTCGACGACATGGCCGCCGCGGCGAAACTGTCCCGCGCCCACTTCTCGCGGGCCTTCGCAGCCGCATACGGACAGTCGCCACACGCGTATCTGCAGACTCGACGACTGGAACGGGCAGCGGCCATGCTGCGAACGACAGACCGTACCGTCGCCGACATCTGCATGGCGGTGGGTCTTTCCAGTGTCGGTTCGTTCACCACGAGCTTCACTCGCGCATTCGGCAAGACGCCGACCGCATATCGGGATTCGTTCCCGCCCGCCTCCACGTACGCACGGATACCGGCATGCGTTCTGCGCGTCTACTCGCGCCCGGCGCCGACGAGTCGGACCGAGTACCCCCCCGGGAAGTGA
- a CDS encoding enoyl-CoA hydratase, producing the protein MFVGLIVGALCMAGVSQASAAPIPQVSTTGYNFGIFGDHSYCRGAVNATVDAPKGKRGVVRVTVRSHGFTGAGASWKRNPNCRVLFGNYYTSVRGYNLEKWVTATFGPRPGEKKVWEINTGSGPVSLGFGGFSPNSPVRVPSGYGSTIYMLVP; encoded by the coding sequence ATGTTTGTCGGCCTTATCGTTGGCGCGTTGTGCATGGCGGGCGTCAGTCAGGCGTCTGCGGCTCCGATTCCCCAGGTTTCGACCACCGGCTACAACTTCGGGATATTTGGCGACCACTCCTACTGCCGGGGTGCGGTTAACGCGACTGTGGATGCGCCGAAGGGTAAGCGGGGTGTAGTCAGGGTCACGGTGCGGTCGCACGGGTTCACTGGGGCTGGGGCGAGTTGGAAGCGTAATCCGAATTGCCGAGTGCTGTTTGGGAACTACTACACCAGCGTGCGGGGTTACAACCTGGAAAAGTGGGTTACCGCAACGTTCGGCCCGCGTCCGGGTGAGAAGAAGGTTTGGGAGATCAACACCGGCTCAGGTCCAGTCAGCCTTGGGTTCGGTGGGTTTTCCCCCAATAGTCCTGTTCGAGTCCCTTCCGGCTACGGTTCGACCATCTACATGCTCGTTCCTTGA